From a single Nicotiana tomentosiformis chromosome 2, ASM39032v3, whole genome shotgun sequence genomic region:
- the LOC138904307 gene encoding uncharacterized protein, with product MPFPEKWNMNRLGKDDAIRPPSGDEEVPAPKQTLMLRHEAFLRIREEHEAELRSLTENSDTYKLVSEKLRADLAMTQNEHAEMAEQVFQVLHDTEDELEITNDDPIMQARQSLENIGRLQTQVDAIQAEVEEFKKNMDILASKREIAQAQLESAETHLRAAKEKVLVQIKEFQHQLDLNVFDKASLAGELEVARSEMTETNKRVKAKVAQFRVDVEVNQAKAKVMVEHTKWQARREALEEVSAQGFDIVAETENAKSGGSQGPKDGFP from the exons ATGCCGTTTCcagagaaatggaacatgaatc gTCTTGGGAAGGACGATGCCATAAGACCCCCGTCTGGTGACGAAGAGGTCCCTGCTCCAAAGCAG ACTTTGATGTTGCGTCATGAGGCTTTCCTCCGAATTCGGGAGGAGCATGAGGCCGAGCTTCGGAGCCTCACTGAGAATAGTGACACCTACAAACTCGTTAGTGAGAAGCTTCGGGCAGATTTGGCAATGACTCAGAATGAGCATGccgagatggctgagcaggtatttcAAGTACTTCACGATActgaagatgaattggagataaccaaTGATGATCCAATTATGCAGGCCCGACAGAGTTTAGAAAACATCGGAAGGCTCCAAACACAGGTGGATGCGATACAGGCCGAGGTGGAAGAGTTTAAAAAGAACATGGATATTCTAGCCTCGAAAAGGGAGATCGCCCAAGCTCAACTAGAGTCGGCCGAGACCCATCTCCGAGCTGCGAAAGAGAAGGTCTTGGTACAGATCAAAGAGTTCCAGCATCAGTTGGATTTAAACGTTTTTGATAAGGCAAGCTTGGCTGGTGAACTCGAAGTTGCCAGATCCGAGATGACTGAGACTAACAAAAGGGTTAAagctaaagtggcccagtttagGGTCGATGTTGAGGTCAACCAGGCCAAGGCCAAGGTCATGGTCGAGCATACAAAATGGCAGGCTCGGAGggaagctctcgaggaggtcagtgcCCAGGGCTTCGATATTGTGGCCGAAACTGAAAATGCCAAAAGCGGAGGAAGCCAGGGCCCGAAGGATGGCTTTCCCTAA